The Blattabacterium cuenoti genomic sequence TTTACCTAAATATGGTGGAAAAGGGATGTACGGCATAAAAGTGCATCAAGAAGTTATTAAAAATAAGGAAAAAATATCAGGAGCTACGGTTCATTATGTATCAAAAGACGTAGATAAAGGAGATATAATTTTGAAAAAATCATGTAAAATTTATTCAGAAGATACTCCAATATCTTTATCACAGAAAGTTTCTCTTATTGAGAGAGAAATATTAATTAAGTCTATCAAAAATTTTTGATAATGGATTTATTGTAAAAAAAATACTATACTTATATTAAATAAAATAAGTAGTATGAAAAAAGCTCTGATTAGTGTTTATAAAAAAAATGAAAAACTATTTCATTTTGCTAATTTTTTATATCAAAAAGAGTATCAAATAATTTCTACTGGTGGCACGTACCAATATTTAACAAAAAGAGGTCTATCTAATGTAATGGAAATATCTGATATAACTTCTTTCCCTGAAATTTTAGATGGAAGAGTCAAAACAATTCATCCTAATATATATGGAGGAATTTTAGCAAATCGTTCAATTGAAAAACATATCCAATCCATTCGTTCTTACAATATTCATCTTATTGATATTGTATTAGTTAATTTTTATCCATTTTTTGAAAAAATGATGGAGAAAAAGTATGATATTTATTCTTTAGTAGAACTTATTGACATAGGGGGACCATCCATGCTTCGTGCAGCTGCTAAAAACTTTTTATACGTTACTGCTATTATAGATGAGAATGATTATGAAATGGTTCAAAATGAAATTGAACAGAATGGATCTACTTCATTAAAAGTAAGAAAAAAATTAGCGGGAAAAGTCTTTAATTTTACTTCTTATTATGATTCTGCCATTTCTCAATATATTTTAATGGATGAAAAATTTCCTACTTATTTACATTCTTCTTATAAAAAAAGTATGAATCTTCGTTATGGTGAAAATCCTCATCAAAAAGCTGCTTATTACATTAATACGATTAACCATGGTGCGATGCGAAATTTTCAACAATTACATGGTAAAAAATTGTCATTTAATAATTTAAGAGATATGAATGTGGCCTGGAAAGTTGTTTCTCAGTTTTCAAAACCTGCTTGTTGTACGGTAAAACATTCTACTCCTTGTGGAGTAGCATTAGGAAAAAACATTGTAGATGCTTTTCAAAAAACTTATTATGCTGATTCAATTTCTGCTTTTGGAGGAATAATGGCAGTTAATGTTCCTCTTACAAAAGAATTGGCAAAAGAGATTAATAACATTTTTCTAGAAGTTATTATTTCCCCAAGTTACGAAAAAGACGTGTTAAATATTTTAAAAATAAAAAAAAATATTAGAATTATTAGTATTCATGAACCTATTTCTGATAAACTTGAATATGTTCAAATAGATGGAGGTATCTTGGTTCAAGAAGATGACTATTTT encodes the following:
- the purH gene encoding bifunctional phosphoribosylaminoimidazolecarboxamide formyltransferase/IMP cyclohydrolase is translated as MKKALISVYKKNEKLFHFANFLYQKEYQIISTGGTYQYLTKRGLSNVMEISDITSFPEILDGRVKTIHPNIYGGILANRSIEKHIQSIRSYNIHLIDIVLVNFYPFFEKMMEKKYDIYSLVELIDIGGPSMLRAAAKNFLYVTAIIDENDYEMVQNEIEQNGSTSLKVRKKLAGKVFNFTSYYDSAISQYILMDEKFPTYLHSSYKKSMNLRYGENPHQKAAYYINTINHGAMRNFQQLHGKKLSFNNLRDMNVAWKVVSQFSKPACCTVKHSTPCGVALGKNIVDAFQKTYYADSISAFGGIMAVNVPLTKELAKEINNIFLEVIISPSYEKDVLNILKIKKNIRIISIHEPISDKLEYVQIDGGILVQEDDYFFPNEENYKVVTKKKFTDQEIKSLFFAQKVVKYVKSNAIVIAKGTQTLGISGGQTNRIWATSQAINRALEKEKEDLVLVSDAFFPFRDVVDEAARSGIIRAILQPGGSMRDEESVKACDDYGIAMAFTGKRHFKH